The proteins below come from a single Salvelinus fontinalis isolate EN_2023a chromosome 1, ASM2944872v1, whole genome shotgun sequence genomic window:
- the irf3 gene encoding interferon regulatory factor 3 isoform X2: MSQSKPLLIPWLREQINSGKYPGVTWTNQERTQFCIPWKHALRQDSCSDDVLIFKAWAEVSNGRVQGDSSIWKRNFRSALRAKGFKMLLDNKNDAANPNKLFQWPDEASTGGSQHPEHDLYQDPSPLQESRPCFNDLYPEAEETVHTEGISTTFNQDILQECLRGLNIEQTEAIQVYELPIEERQYPMEGAIGEHDLLGQQQYPVVMEDASGGAALPPQPVYPMDGAVGGAHEQQMVEQFTNKLSRTMVGENLKTHFRVSVYYRGVKMLEQLVENEAGFRLVYRPELTQPLLDPDSGLNLVSLPSPPPVLDETQAKLTQEILSLLGEGLEVGASGSIIYGLRKGGIKAFWSLDKFDKTRRPQAVSKYPEPLYQAKDFYRGLLKFINNHGGECPPFSLFFCLGEKWPDPDNRPWEKKLVMVEVVLTALELLKLIAVEGGASSLQSVELQLSLQESLQEMMDLC; encoded by the exons ATGTCTCAATCCAAACCGCTCCTCATCCCATGGCTGCGCGAACAGATAAATAGTGGAAAGTATCCAGGGGTTACCTGGACCAATCAGGAGAGAACACAGTTCTGCATCCCTTGGAAACACGCTTTGAGGCAGGATTCCTGCAGCGATGATGTACTTATTTTCAAG GCGTGGGCTGAGGTTAGCAATGGTAGGGTTCAAGGCGACTCCTCCATTTGGAAGAGAAACTTCCGTTCTGCCCTCCGAGCCAAGGGGTTCAAAATGCTCCTTGACAACAAAAATGATGCAGCCAACCCCAACAAACTGTTCCAGTGGCCAGATGAGGCATCCACGGGAG GATCTCAGCACCCAGAACATGATCTGTATCAAGATCCCAGTCCATTACAAGAA AGTCGACCATGTTTTAATGACCTTTACCCTGAAGCAGAAGAAACTGTACACACAG AGGGGATCTCAACCACTTTCAACCAGGATATACTTCAGGAATGTCTGCGAGGGTTGAACATTGAACAAACAG AGGCTATTCAGGTTTATGAACTCCCCATCGAGGAACGGCAATATCCAATGGAGGGCGCGATTGGAGAGCATGATTTGCTAGGGCAACAGCAGTATCCGGTTGTAATGGAGGATGCATCGGGAGGAGCCGCGTTGCCCCCGCAACCGGTGTATCCAATGGATGGAGCCGTTGGTGGTGCCCATGAACAGCAGATGGTGGAGCAGTTCACAAATAAATTGTCCAGAACCATGGTGGGCGAAAATTTGA AGACTCACTTCAGGGTTTCTGTGTACTACCGGGGAGTGAAGATGCTTGAGCAGCTGGTTGAGAACGAGGCAGGGTTCAGATTAGTCTACAG ACCTGAACTTACGCAACCGCTTCTGGACCCAGACTCTGGCCTGAATCTGGTCTCTCTGCCCAGTCCACCACCTGTCCTCGACGAAACTCAGGCCAAACTGACCCAAGAAATCCTGTCTCTCCTGGGAGAGGGCCTGGAGGTGGGTGCCTCCGGGTCCATTATCTACGGACTCCGTAAGGGTGGAATTAAGGCCTTCTGGAGCCTTGACAAGTTTGACAAGACCAGGAGGCCCCAGGCAGTGTCCAAATACCCGGAACCACTATATCAGGCCAAGGACTTCTATAGAG GGCTGTTGAAGTTCATTAACAATCATGGAGGAGAATGTCCCCCCTTTTCTCTATTCTTCTGTCTGGGCGAGAAGTGGCCAgacccggacaacagaccctggGAGAAGAAACTGGTCATGGtcgag GTGGTGTTAACCGCTCTGGAGCTACTGAAGTTAATCGCGGTGGAAGGTGGTGCCTCCTCTCTGCAGTCTGTGGAACTGCAGCTGTCCTTGCAGGAGTCCCTGCAGGAGATGATGGACTTGTGCTAA
- the irf3 gene encoding interferon regulatory factor 3 isoform X1 — translation MSQSKPLLIPWLREQINSGKYPGVTWTNQERTQFCIPWKHALRQDSCSDDVLIFKAWAEVSNGRVQGDSSIWKRNFRSALRAKGFKMLLDNKNDAANPNKLFQWPDEASTGGSQHPEHDLYQDPSPLQESRPCFNDLYPEAEETVHTAEGISTTFNQDILQECLRGLNIEQTEAIQVYELPIEERQYPMEGAIGEHDLLGQQQYPVVMEDASGGAALPPQPVYPMDGAVGGAHEQQMVEQFTNKLSRTMVGENLKTHFRVSVYYRGVKMLEQLVENEAGFRLVYRPELTQPLLDPDSGLNLVSLPSPPPVLDETQAKLTQEILSLLGEGLEVGASGSIIYGLRKGGIKAFWSLDKFDKTRRPQAVSKYPEPLYQAKDFYRGLLKFINNHGGECPPFSLFFCLGEKWPDPDNRPWEKKLVMVEVVLTALELLKLIAVEGGASSLQSVELQLSLQESLQEMMDLC, via the exons ATGTCTCAATCCAAACCGCTCCTCATCCCATGGCTGCGCGAACAGATAAATAGTGGAAAGTATCCAGGGGTTACCTGGACCAATCAGGAGAGAACACAGTTCTGCATCCCTTGGAAACACGCTTTGAGGCAGGATTCCTGCAGCGATGATGTACTTATTTTCAAG GCGTGGGCTGAGGTTAGCAATGGTAGGGTTCAAGGCGACTCCTCCATTTGGAAGAGAAACTTCCGTTCTGCCCTCCGAGCCAAGGGGTTCAAAATGCTCCTTGACAACAAAAATGATGCAGCCAACCCCAACAAACTGTTCCAGTGGCCAGATGAGGCATCCACGGGAG GATCTCAGCACCCAGAACATGATCTGTATCAAGATCCCAGTCCATTACAAGAA AGTCGACCATGTTTTAATGACCTTTACCCTGAAGCAGAAGAAACTGTACACACAG CAGAGGGGATCTCAACCACTTTCAACCAGGATATACTTCAGGAATGTCTGCGAGGGTTGAACATTGAACAAACAG AGGCTATTCAGGTTTATGAACTCCCCATCGAGGAACGGCAATATCCAATGGAGGGCGCGATTGGAGAGCATGATTTGCTAGGGCAACAGCAGTATCCGGTTGTAATGGAGGATGCATCGGGAGGAGCCGCGTTGCCCCCGCAACCGGTGTATCCAATGGATGGAGCCGTTGGTGGTGCCCATGAACAGCAGATGGTGGAGCAGTTCACAAATAAATTGTCCAGAACCATGGTGGGCGAAAATTTGA AGACTCACTTCAGGGTTTCTGTGTACTACCGGGGAGTGAAGATGCTTGAGCAGCTGGTTGAGAACGAGGCAGGGTTCAGATTAGTCTACAG ACCTGAACTTACGCAACCGCTTCTGGACCCAGACTCTGGCCTGAATCTGGTCTCTCTGCCCAGTCCACCACCTGTCCTCGACGAAACTCAGGCCAAACTGACCCAAGAAATCCTGTCTCTCCTGGGAGAGGGCCTGGAGGTGGGTGCCTCCGGGTCCATTATCTACGGACTCCGTAAGGGTGGAATTAAGGCCTTCTGGAGCCTTGACAAGTTTGACAAGACCAGGAGGCCCCAGGCAGTGTCCAAATACCCGGAACCACTATATCAGGCCAAGGACTTCTATAGAG GGCTGTTGAAGTTCATTAACAATCATGGAGGAGAATGTCCCCCCTTTTCTCTATTCTTCTGTCTGGGCGAGAAGTGGCCAgacccggacaacagaccctggGAGAAGAAACTGGTCATGGtcgag GTGGTGTTAACCGCTCTGGAGCTACTGAAGTTAATCGCGGTGGAAGGTGGTGCCTCCTCTCTGCAGTCTGTGGAACTGCAGCTGTCCTTGCAGGAGTCCCTGCAGGAGATGATGGACTTGTGCTAA